The genome window GTCAGTTGCGTGCGCGGGAGCTGGCGCAGGTCGGCGGGGTCGTTGATGGTTTCTAGCAGTTTCATTTAGGCCTTCCGCTGCACGATCAGGTCCGCGAGTTCGCGCAGCCGCAGTGCTTGTTCTCCGAATGGCGCCAGCGCCTCATGCGCTTCGCGCCGCAATTGCTCGGCCAGGGCCCGCGACGGCTCCAGCCCGAGGATCGACACATAGGTCGGCTTGTTGTCCGCCGCATCCTTGCCGGCGGTCTTGCCCAGCGTGGCCGAATCGGCCGTCGCATCGAGCACGTCGTCCACCACCTGGAAGGCCAGGCCGATGGCCTTCGAATACGTGGCCAGCGCTTCCAGCTCGCGCGGGGCCAGGTCGCGGCCCGCGAGCGCGCCCAGGATCACCGAGACGCGCAGCATGGCGCCGGTCTTGAGCTGGTGCATGCGCTCGAGTTCCTCGCGCGTGAGCGCCAGGCCGACGCTGTCCAGGTCGATCGCCTGGCCGCCGCACATGCCGCTCGAGCCGGCCGCTTCGGCCAGCAGGCGCAGCATGCCCACCAGGCGCGCCGGCGGCAGGCTGTCCGCCTCGGCCAGCACCTGGAAGGCCTGGGCCTGGAGGGCGTCGCCCACCAGCAGCGCGGTCGCCTCGTCGTAGGCCACGTGCACCGTCGGCTTGCCGCGGCGCAGGGCGTCGTCGTCCATGCAGGGCATGTCGTCGTGCACCAGCGAATACACGTGGATCATCTCCACCGCCGCCGCCACCCGCGCCAGGGCGCGGCGCTCGGCGCCGAACAGGGCGCCGCTGGCGTAGGCCAGCAGCGGGCGCACCCGCTTGCCGCCGCCCAGGGCCGTGTAGCGCATCGCTTCGTGCAGCTTGCGCGGCACCGCGCCGGCCTCCGGCAGGAAGGCATCGAGCGCCCCTTCGACTTCGGCCTGGACTTCCTGCACCCAGGCGCTGAACGCCACTGCCGTCATTGCCCGCCCTCGTCGCCGTCGTTCGAGAAGGGCTTGAGCATGTCGCCTTCCAGGACCTTGACCTGGGCCTCGACCTTCTCCAGTTGGGCGGCGCAGTATTTCACCAGTTCCGAACCGCGCGCATAGGCCGCGACCGAGGCTTCCAGCGGCAGCTGGCCGGACTCCATCTGGGTCACCAGCTGGGCCAGTTCGGCCATGGCCTGTTCGAAGGATTCGGGCGGCGCCGCGGTAATAGTGTTTGACATAGCCTTTGTTTCGTAGAGGCGCAAGTTGTGCGCCATAGGTCGGTCCAATCGCGTATTTTAGATCAATCCTTCCGCACAGGGGTGCGCACCTTGCAGCATCCACAACTTGCCCGCCAGGCCACATTCTAGCCGAGACCCCTCCCCGCTTATGAAAACAATGCCATTTCGGCAATTTCTGTGCACCCGAGTACCACATTCTCGCGCAGGCCCAAGACTGTAGCGCTTATTACACGGTATAATCTCCGGTTCTGTCCGAAATACCGTATTCCTCAACCGAAACGAAGCCCGATATCGCAGTAGGCCGCTGCCTGGCGCGCCGCACTTTCTTTCCCGGCTTTCGTAAATACTGGTCTTTGGATTCTTTCTCTTCTTTGGTAGTGCTTATTTAAAGGGGGGTTGGGATGTCCGATCTGGCTACCCACGCCAAGCTGGCGCGCTCCGCTCAGCTTCCGGTAAATGTTTACTTTGACGAAGCGCTGCTGCAGCGCGAGATGCAGCAACTGTTTCACAAGGGCCCGCGGTATGTCGGGCACGAATTGATGGTGCCTGAGGTAGGCGATTTCGCGACGCTCGCATCCGAGAACGAAGGCCGCATGCTGGTGCGGAACGCCGCCGGCATCGAAGTCCTGTCCAACGTCTGCCGTCATCGCCAGGCGCTGATGTTCAATGGCCGCGGCAACGCCAAGAACATCGTGTGCCCGCTGCACCGCTGGACCTATGACCTGAAGGGTGAACTGATCGGCGCGCCCCATTTCAGCGAAACGCCCTGCCTGAACCTGTCGAAGTCGCCGCTGCAAAGCTGGAACGGCCTGCTGTTCGAGCAGAACGGCTACAACGTGATGGAGAAGCTGGCCAACATGTCGGTCACCAGGGACCTCGACTTCACGGGCTACATGTTCGACCACGTCGAGATCCACGAGTGCGACTACAACTGGAAGACCTTCATCGAGGTCTACCTGGAGGACTACCACGTCGAGCCCTTCCATCCGGGCCTGGGCAACTTCGTCTCCTGCGACGACCTGAAATGGGATTTCGGCCGCGACTACAGCGTGCAGACCGTGGGCGTGAACCGCGCGCTGCAGAAAGCCGGCTCGCCCGCCTATAAAAAGTGGCAGGAGCAGGTCCTGAAGTTCAACAACGGCCAGCCGCCGAAGTATGGGGCGATCTGGCTGACGCTGTACCCGAACATCATGGTCGAGTGGTACCCGAACGTGCTGGTGGTGTCGACCCTGTGGCCGATCGGCCCGCAGAAGACCCGCAACGTGGTCGAGTTCTACTACCCAGAGGAGTTCGTGCTGTTCGAGCGCGAGTTCGTCGAGGCCGAGCGCGCCGCCTACATGGAAACCGCGATCGAGGACGACGAGATCGCGCTGCGCATGGACGCTGGCCGCAAGATCCTGCTGGCGCGCGGGGTCAACGAAGTCGGCCCCTACCAGTCGCCGATGGAAGACGGGATGCAGCATTTCCACGAGTGGTACCGCTCCAAGCTCGAGCTGTGACCCCAAGGACCTGATGGCTTCTCTCTGGATGCTGTTCGCCAGTTTCGCGTTCGCCGCCATGGGCGCGGGCGTGAAACTGGCCTCCGAGTTCTACTCCACCTCCGAACTCCTCATGTACCGTGGCCTGGTCGGCACGCTCATGCTCATGCTGATGGTGCGCCACCAGGGCGGCACCTTCAGGACACCCTTCCCCAAGGCCCACGTCTGGCGCAGCATCGTCGGCGTCACCTCGCTGTGGCTGTGGTTCTTCGCCATTGGCCGCCTGCCGCTGGCCACCGCCGTCACCCTCAACTACATGGCGCCGATCTGGATCGCCGCCTGGATGTTCGCCATGGGCTGGTGGACCGGGAC of Massilia sp. KIM contains these proteins:
- a CDS encoding polyprenyl synthetase family protein, translated to MTAVAFSAWVQEVQAEVEGALDAFLPEAGAVPRKLHEAMRYTALGGGKRVRPLLAYASGALFGAERRALARVAAAVEMIHVYSLVHDDMPCMDDDALRRGKPTVHVAYDEATALLVGDALQAQAFQVLAEADSLPPARLVGMLRLLAEAAGSSGMCGGQAIDLDSVGLALTREELERMHQLKTGAMLRVSVILGALAGRDLAPRELEALATYSKAIGLAFQVVDDVLDATADSATLGKTAGKDAADNKPTYVSILGLEPSRALAEQLRREAHEALAPFGEQALRLRELADLIVQRKA
- a CDS encoding exodeoxyribonuclease VII small subunit, with product MSNTITAAPPESFEQAMAELAQLVTQMESGQLPLEASVAAYARGSELVKYCAAQLEKVEAQVKVLEGDMLKPFSNDGDEGGQ
- a CDS encoding aromatic ring-hydroxylating dioxygenase subunit alpha; the encoded protein is MSDLATHAKLARSAQLPVNVYFDEALLQREMQQLFHKGPRYVGHELMVPEVGDFATLASENEGRMLVRNAAGIEVLSNVCRHRQALMFNGRGNAKNIVCPLHRWTYDLKGELIGAPHFSETPCLNLSKSPLQSWNGLLFEQNGYNVMEKLANMSVTRDLDFTGYMFDHVEIHECDYNWKTFIEVYLEDYHVEPFHPGLGNFVSCDDLKWDFGRDYSVQTVGVNRALQKAGSPAYKKWQEQVLKFNNGQPPKYGAIWLTLYPNIMVEWYPNVLVVSTLWPIGPQKTRNVVEFYYPEEFVLFEREFVEAERAAYMETAIEDDEIALRMDAGRKILLARGVNEVGPYQSPMEDGMQHFHEWYRSKLEL